Proteins found in one Thalassomonas actiniarum genomic segment:
- a CDS encoding BolA family protein — translation METSEIENLINSALELDELHVKFDGSQCKVIAVADMFGELSRVKKQQVVYAPLAQVINDGVIHAVTIKTFTTSEWQREKMFNLPL, via the coding sequence GTGGAAACTTCTGAAATTGAAAACTTGATCAATTCGGCCCTTGAGCTGGATGAGCTGCACGTAAAGTTCGACGGTTCGCAGTGTAAGGTGATTGCCGTTGCCGATATGTTCGGCGAATTAAGCCGGGTGAAAAAGCAGCAAGTGGTTTATGCACCGCTTGCCCAGGTGATTAACGACGGTGTTATCCACGCCGTGACCATTAAAACCTTTACCACGTCCGAATGGCAACGTGAAAAAATGTTTAACCTTCCCCTGTAA